One genomic region from Dehalobacter restrictus DSM 9455 encodes:
- a CDS encoding DUF5667 domain-containing protein, producing MIRKKILVSILCVFLIIAVAPTCVFAETTTDGTTVIEDVSTSTPGTPTEPATDSTAADPTTYTATTDLTTTDTTTTDAVTTDSTITDSTVQASTADEAGVTPDSWLYSLEQMIESVQVAVTFSDEGKAELLVEFANERLAEAEIMSEQNQLDLMEQALKAYSDTIKKANFQVQQMIEDNEVAEGTDTTATDAAADDGTVTTSTDETVAEDTAATDIEENTVISNLLASIELVQRDADKVVLKISGNLTEDQAEIMQNIIKAEVQNTIAIKAYVAAKKAYGDAVQQFAAAKAELGEARASGDEAAIAVALEKVEQAEQYKNDMQELRKDVQKIKVETNKETKEVLKEQTQNIKEYKKANKGQAVSDQEDSLEAGDEQDATTVDNQDVTVTGDQTAIADDQPASDETTVDGTSDESGGTVNAQSIQNTVTNTSSNNGHNGKGQGKR from the coding sequence ATGATCCGTAAGAAGATTCTCGTTTCAATTCTTTGTGTTTTTCTAATCATTGCGGTCGCTCCAACCTGTGTATTTGCTGAAACAACCACGGATGGAACCACAGTTATCGAGGATGTTTCAACGAGTACTCCTGGTACGCCCACAGAGCCCGCTACAGATTCAACAGCTGCTGACCCGACAACATACACGGCAACAACCGATTTAACGACGACTGATACTACAACAACAGATGCAGTAACAACCGACTCCACAATAACGGATTCCACCGTCCAGGCCTCGACAGCAGATGAAGCCGGCGTAACGCCGGACAGCTGGCTCTATTCACTTGAACAGATGATTGAAAGTGTCCAGGTTGCTGTAACTTTTTCTGATGAAGGAAAAGCGGAACTGCTCGTTGAGTTTGCCAATGAAAGGCTCGCCGAAGCGGAAATCATGTCCGAACAAAACCAGTTGGATTTGATGGAACAGGCTCTGAAAGCGTACTCGGATACGATAAAGAAAGCCAACTTCCAGGTACAGCAGATGATCGAAGACAACGAAGTAGCTGAAGGTACGGATACGACGGCTACAGACGCTGCTGCGGATGATGGGACCGTCACGACTTCCACAGATGAAACAGTCGCAGAGGACACGGCAGCAACTGACATAGAAGAGAATACGGTGATCAGCAATCTGCTTGCCAGCATTGAGCTTGTTCAACGCGATGCAGATAAAGTCGTCTTAAAAATCAGCGGCAATCTGACAGAAGATCAGGCTGAGATCATGCAGAATATCATCAAAGCCGAAGTTCAAAACACCATTGCGATCAAAGCTTATGTGGCTGCCAAAAAAGCCTATGGGGATGCGGTGCAGCAATTTGCAGCGGCCAAAGCAGAGTTGGGTGAAGCCCGTGCTTCAGGTGACGAGGCTGCCATTGCCGTTGCCCTGGAAAAAGTCGAACAGGCTGAACAGTACAAAAACGACATGCAGGAGCTCAGGAAAGATGTTCAGAAGATCAAAGTAGAGACGAATAAGGAAACGAAAGAAGTCCTAAAAGAGCAAACCCAAAACATAAAAGAATATAAGAAGGCCAATAAGGGCCAAGCCGTGAGCGACCAGGAAGATAGCCTGGAAGCAGGGGACGAACAGGATGCAACGACTGTAGATAATCAGGATGTAACGGTTACTGGCGATCAGACTGCCATAGCCGATGACCAGCCTGCTTCGGATGAAACAACAGTGGATGGCACAAGTGATGAAAGTGGTGGAACCGTCAATGCTCAAAGTATTCAGAACACAGTCACGAATACCTCTTCAAATAACGGACATAACGGTAAAGGGCAAGGAAAAAGATAG
- a CDS encoding efflux RND transporter periplasmic adaptor subunit → MKFKMKRSEQGGSPDLKKPTGKKKMIITVIVILLVLLIGVRIYGAAQSAAEKKAAEQNRQNYVPVEALTLHKQSISSAITLSGKVEADKEASVVIGTPAKVTAVYAKVGDRVSKGQVLFSLDKTDLMSSYNQASAAYQLAQAGYETNMANYENSKKNYENMKQLYEIGAVSKSELDQAAVAASDAVLETYKGQLAQAKAAYDAAQKALSDMDVKAPIDGILTALDVKIGSMVTSAVSPARVVDLSKVFVTVSISEQEINRVHSGQSVQIEVPAALVKVKGVIDSVSIAANAQGKYTLKTYIDNKDSMIKPGMFANVTLNIAGKDNVLAVPTDAVIFHGGKDVVYVAKDNAAAEMEVTTGLESGTETEIVSGLTEGDIVIIKGQNFVQDGTEIKVVTVDGKQVAQETTDTAASAQTGGGVQK, encoded by the coding sequence ATGAAATTCAAAATGAAACGGTCTGAGCAGGGTGGCAGCCCGGACTTGAAAAAACCGACCGGGAAGAAGAAAATGATCATTACCGTGATCGTAATCCTGCTTGTCCTTCTGATCGGGGTAAGAATCTACGGGGCAGCGCAATCCGCAGCGGAAAAGAAGGCGGCAGAACAAAACAGACAGAATTATGTCCCGGTGGAAGCGTTGACCTTACATAAACAGAGCATCTCCTCTGCGATTACCTTAAGCGGCAAAGTTGAAGCGGATAAAGAAGCTTCTGTGGTCATCGGCACCCCGGCCAAAGTGACCGCGGTCTATGCCAAGGTCGGGGACCGGGTCAGCAAAGGCCAGGTACTCTTCAGTCTTGATAAAACTGATCTGATGTCCAGCTATAACCAGGCTTCAGCGGCCTATCAACTGGCGCAGGCCGGCTATGAAACCAATATGGCCAATTATGAAAACAGTAAAAAGAATTATGAGAATATGAAACAGCTGTATGAAATCGGTGCGGTCAGCAAGTCTGAGCTCGATCAGGCTGCTGTGGCGGCTTCGGATGCGGTTCTGGAAACGTATAAAGGCCAGCTGGCTCAGGCCAAGGCTGCTTATGACGCAGCGCAGAAAGCCCTGAGTGATATGGATGTAAAGGCGCCGATCGACGGTATTCTTACGGCTCTTGATGTGAAAATAGGGTCAATGGTGACGAGTGCCGTTTCTCCGGCCAGGGTGGTGGACCTGAGCAAAGTATTTGTAACGGTCAGCATTAGCGAGCAGGAGATCAACCGTGTACACAGCGGCCAGTCTGTCCAGATTGAAGTGCCTGCAGCTTTAGTGAAAGTCAAAGGGGTTATTGATAGTGTAAGTATCGCAGCCAATGCCCAGGGGAAATATACGCTAAAAACCTACATTGACAATAAAGACAGCATGATCAAACCCGGCATGTTTGCCAATGTGACCTTAAACATTGCCGGCAAAGATAATGTCCTGGCTGTGCCGACCGATGCGGTGATTTTTCACGGCGGAAAAGACGTCGTGTATGTTGCCAAAGATAATGCTGCAGCCGAGATGGAAGTAACGACAGGACTTGAGAGCGGCACCGAGACGGAGATCGTCAGCGGACTGACGGAAGGGGACATCGTCATTATCAAAGGGCAGAACTTTGTACAGGATGGTACGGAAATCAAAGTCGTAACTGTTGACGGCAAGCAGGTTGCTCAGGAAACGACGGATACGGCAGCTTCGGCGCAAACAGGGGGAGGCGTTCAGAAGTGA
- a CDS encoding efflux RND transporter periplasmic adaptor subunit yields the protein MFIDRLQKAAERDITTKSTDYENNKVLYEEGAVSLLDLNNSLNALENAKDTYHEAETNQNDLKKKLTDCNIVAPTSGTVTESNAEVGLAPSGILFVIEDAGDLFVAAKVKEFNISKLKVGQEVQVKTNVTGNNSFKGTLSYISPKAVSDSSSTNVEFEIKVKISNPDPLMKIGMNAFLSIIVTSKDNVYTVPYDTVITGKNGQSTVYTLKDNTVIQVSVKTGIENDTNIEIVGEGLQDGMKIVTNPGSVILGQKADIGTDQAAAGEIKAQRANNNQSQSSGKQTPPAGTGTPPTRPETN from the coding sequence ATTTTTATTGACCGTTTACAAAAGGCAGCAGAGAGGGATATTACTACGAAATCAACTGATTATGAGAACAATAAAGTACTTTATGAAGAAGGTGCTGTGTCTTTGCTAGATTTGAACAATTCTTTAAATGCGCTGGAAAATGCTAAGGATACTTATCATGAGGCTGAAACAAATCAGAATGATTTAAAGAAGAAGCTGACGGATTGTAATATCGTTGCGCCGACCAGCGGTACTGTAACGGAATCAAATGCTGAAGTTGGCTTAGCACCTAGTGGAATACTCTTTGTGATTGAAGATGCAGGAGATTTATTTGTTGCAGCAAAAGTAAAAGAGTTTAACATCAGCAAGCTTAAGGTGGGGCAAGAAGTCCAGGTCAAGACCAATGTTACAGGAAATAATAGTTTTAAAGGGACACTGTCTTATATATCGCCGAAAGCGGTCAGCGATTCCAGTTCAACTAATGTTGAGTTTGAAATCAAAGTCAAAATTTCAAATCCGGATCCTTTGATGAAAATAGGAATGAATGCCTTTCTAAGTATCATCGTGACTTCCAAGGACAATGTATATACTGTTCCTTATGATACAGTGATAACTGGTAAAAATGGTCAAAGTACAGTTTATACCCTAAAAGACAATACGGTTATCCAAGTTTCAGTTAAAACCGGAATTGAAAATGACACAAATATCGAAATTGTCGGAGAAGGTTTGCAAGATGGGATGAAGATCGTTACCAATCCAGGAAGTGTCATACTAGGGCAAAAAGCTGATATAGGAACTGATCAAGCTGCAGCTGGGGAAATTAAGGCTCAGCGGGCAAATAACAATCAATCACAATCTTCAGGAAAACAGACACCACCAGCAGGAACAGGAACACCTCCGACTAGGCCAGAAACGAACTGA
- a CDS encoding biotin/lipoyl-binding protein, with product MSLTSCSSRLNGFDAYSGTIYSAKTMNVCSSVTYPVEEIRVNVGDKVKAGQIMAVLDTESLSTDLDKAQLTLKVLAV from the coding sequence ATGAGCCTGACTTCATGTAGCTCACGTCTGAATGGGTTTGACGCTTACTCAGGGACAATTTATAGTGCCAAAACAATGAACGTTTGTTCCAGTGTTACATATCCTGTTGAAGAAATTCGTGTCAACGTTGGTGATAAGGTGAAAGCAGGTCAGATTATGGCAGTATTGGATACGGAATCACTATCTACGGACTTAGATAAAGCCCAGCTGACTTTAAAGGTGTTAGCGGTATAA
- the istB gene encoding IS21-like element helper ATPase IstB, which translates to MTLLQEVQEQLSVLSLKKASQGLEKIMEKAQMEDWSTLKTLNMLLAEERQARWDKAREKRLKIAGFPYMATIEEFDFAFQTSVTKKQMVQLQELTWLESAFNIMFLGPPSVGKTHLAVSLGIAAVNAGYKVIFIHMDQLIHALKTQEISVKGKYKLKRLYAAELVIIDEVGFQPVNRNEANLLFGVVNQLYQQTSIILTSNKGLVEWGEFMGDPVITAAMLDRLMHKCEIFDMDGDSYRLNHRERILKK; encoded by the coding sequence ATGACCCTCCTGCAGGAAGTACAAGAACAATTGTCCGTCTTATCGCTAAAGAAAGCCTCCCAGGGCCTGGAAAAAATCATGGAAAAAGCTCAAATGGAAGATTGGTCAACGCTCAAGACACTAAACATGCTGCTTGCTGAAGAACGCCAGGCCAGATGGGATAAAGCCAGAGAAAAAAGACTGAAAATCGCAGGATTCCCCTATATGGCAACCATAGAAGAGTTCGACTTCGCTTTTCAGACCAGTGTAACCAAAAAGCAAATGGTACAGTTACAGGAACTAACCTGGCTGGAAAGTGCATTTAACATTATGTTTTTAGGCCCGCCCAGCGTTGGGAAAACCCACTTGGCAGTATCGCTGGGAATTGCGGCAGTAAATGCTGGCTACAAAGTAATATTCATCCATATGGATCAATTGATCCATGCCTTAAAAACTCAGGAGATATCCGTAAAGGGCAAGTACAAACTAAAGAGACTCTATGCCGCCGAATTGGTCATCATTGATGAGGTTGGATTTCAGCCGGTAAACAGAAATGAGGCAAACTTGCTGTTTGGGGTAGTAAACCAGCTGTACCAGCAGACATCCATCATTCTTACATCAAACAAAGGACTTGTAGAATGGGGAGAATTTATGGGTGATCCGGTAATAACCGCAGCCATGCTGGACAGGCTGATGCACAAATGTGAAATATTTGATATGGACGGTGATAGTTACAGGCTTAACCACAGGGAAAGAATATTAAAAAAATAA
- a CDS encoding Mu transposase domain-containing protein yields MANRNAAKAATEYSTLNRKWDVLQECFEALSGMPKELVFDQDRLLAVDENYGDIIFTREFEQFRLASGFEVYLCRGADPESKGRIEATVKYFKNGFAKNRQFVEIDMWNESFSEWLERTGNAKIHSIIKKVPAEVFEQERLFLKPVPQTIKSYESILTRDVHKNNTIFYKGNRYTLPLGTYQPGRKVTLDIEGDSLKIRDDFDGYLIAEHKISKSKGQLVQNNNHKRDNTKKLDDLQDNLLEKLGSSEDACIFLTQIRYLKSRYARDQFNLMEQTISTHTESTVKKALEYCLMHSLFSAVEFRNAAQYFEANLQIEQEKVSQNPKVTLLKTYMNTKKRPLSEYARFTKGGDSQ; encoded by the coding sequence ATGGCCAATAGAAATGCAGCAAAAGCGGCCACCGAATACAGCACTCTAAATAGAAAATGGGACGTGTTACAGGAATGTTTTGAAGCCCTGAGTGGAATGCCAAAAGAACTTGTTTTTGATCAGGACCGGTTACTGGCAGTCGATGAAAACTATGGTGACATTATCTTCACCCGAGAATTTGAACAGTTTAGGTTAGCCAGCGGATTTGAAGTCTATCTCTGTCGCGGGGCCGACCCTGAAAGCAAGGGTAGAATTGAAGCAACCGTCAAATACTTTAAAAACGGTTTTGCCAAGAACCGTCAATTTGTAGAGATAGATATGTGGAATGAGAGTTTTAGCGAATGGCTGGAAAGAACCGGCAACGCCAAAATTCACTCCATAATAAAAAAAGTACCGGCAGAAGTCTTTGAGCAAGAAAGACTATTCCTAAAACCGGTACCCCAAACAATAAAATCTTATGAGTCCATTCTAACAAGAGATGTGCATAAGAACAATACCATATTTTACAAAGGGAACCGGTATACGCTGCCTCTTGGAACCTACCAACCAGGCCGGAAAGTAACCCTGGACATAGAAGGCGACAGCCTTAAAATCCGGGATGATTTTGACGGATATCTTATCGCCGAACATAAGATTTCAAAGAGCAAGGGGCAATTAGTACAAAACAATAACCATAAACGGGATAACACTAAGAAACTTGACGATTTACAAGATAATCTTCTTGAAAAGCTGGGTTCAAGCGAGGATGCCTGTATTTTCCTAACCCAGATCCGTTATTTAAAATCCAGGTATGCCAGGGACCAATTCAACCTGATGGAACAAACAATTTCGACCCATACGGAATCAACAGTCAAAAAAGCTCTGGAATATTGCCTGATGCATAGTCTTTTTTCTGCAGTAGAATTCCGCAATGCTGCTCAATATTTTGAAGCCAACCTTCAGATAGAACAAGAGAAAGTAAGCCAGAATCCTAAAGTCACTTTACTAAAAACCTACATGAATACCAAGAAAAGGCCGTTATCCGAGTATGCCCGGTTCACGAAGGGGGGTGACTCACAATGA
- a CDS encoding ABC transporter permease — protein sequence MILENIILAIASLKANKMRALLTMLGIIIGITSVIAIVTIGNAVTASVNSNLSSFGTNNITISIREKSEKQRTMSLLGPVSGAAGGAPSGAGGPPGMRGSGNTSEPEDSDLISDKMIEQIKEAFPADIKGVSLESSVGSATAKDGDLYANITMTGTNADYLLANNLEILKGRYLSEKDVRNYRNVAIVSDKFVENMFPDGTDPLSQDVKIYKTNSIELYTIIGVYKYEQSSMGQVSTASEEDLSTNLYIPISTANLDASQKNYSRITVVASGDTDVLAFTTQLTTYFDNLYKNNSVWGARVNSMETQLNSILSVISTISLAIAFIAGISLLVGGIGVMNIMLVSVTERTREIGTRKALGAKNFHIQFQFVTEAVIISGIGGGIGIIIGTLVGTIVSVVLKAPVTISIPVTIISVLFSMAIGVFFGFYPANKAAKLDPIEALRYE from the coding sequence ATGATCTTGGAAAACATCATATTGGCCATTGCCTCTTTAAAAGCAAATAAAATGAGAGCCTTATTAACAATGCTTGGGATCATTATTGGTATCACTTCTGTAATTGCAATTGTAACGATCGGCAATGCCGTTACGGCATCTGTCAATTCAAATTTATCTTCTTTTGGGACAAATAACATTACCATTTCAATTAGGGAGAAATCTGAAAAACAACGGACGATGTCTTTATTGGGACCCGTTAGTGGTGCGGCAGGCGGAGCACCGTCTGGAGCTGGAGGACCTCCGGGAATGAGAGGAAGCGGAAATACCTCGGAACCTGAAGACTCGGATTTGATTTCAGATAAAATGATTGAACAAATAAAGGAAGCTTTTCCCGCTGACATAAAAGGTGTATCGTTGGAATCTTCTGTTGGTAGTGCAACTGCCAAAGATGGAGATCTCTATGCCAATATTACCATGACCGGAACCAACGCAGATTATTTATTGGCGAATAATTTGGAGATCCTAAAAGGACGGTACCTATCAGAGAAAGACGTAAGAAATTATCGAAATGTTGCAATCGTATCCGATAAATTTGTGGAAAATATGTTTCCGGATGGCACTGATCCGCTCTCCCAAGACGTAAAAATATATAAGACCAATTCTATTGAATTGTATACGATTATAGGGGTATATAAATATGAACAATCAAGTATGGGTCAGGTAAGCACGGCTTCAGAGGAAGATCTGTCCACTAATCTTTATATCCCGATATCCACAGCAAATCTGGATGCGTCCCAGAAGAACTATTCCCGAATTACGGTAGTGGCAAGCGGGGATACGGACGTACTGGCTTTTACAACCCAGCTGACGACTTATTTTGATAACCTTTATAAAAATAATTCAGTATGGGGTGCAAGGGTAAATAGTATGGAGACGCAGTTAAATTCAATTTTAAGTGTTATTAGTACGATTTCCTTAGCTATTGCGTTTATTGCCGGAATTTCTTTACTCGTCGGAGGAATTGGGGTAATGAACATCATGCTGGTATCTGTCACCGAGAGAACAAGAGAGATTGGTACCAGGAAAGCTTTAGGTGCCAAAAACTTTCACATCCAATTTCAATTTGTCACGGAAGCAGTCATCATTTCCGGCATCGGGGGGGGCATCGGCATTATTATTGGCACCCTGGTCGGCACGATTGTCTCTGTTGTATTAAAGGCTCCTGTGACAATATCCATACCGGTAACAATTATTAGTGTTTTATTTTCTATGGCGATCGGCGTATTTTTTGGTTTCTATCCGGCCAATAAGGCAGCTAAACTTGATCCCATTGAAGCGTTGAGATATGAATAA
- the tnpB gene encoding IS66 family insertion sequence element accessory protein TnpB (TnpB, as the term is used for proteins encoded by IS66 family insertion elements, is considered an accessory protein, since TnpC, encoded by a neighboring gene, is a DDE family transposase.), translating into MRFNDKPVYICCGHTDMRKSINGLMALVKDDFSLDPFSEALFVFCNRHRNRIKILEWDGDGFWLYFKRLERGHFRWPAKGDSATMVLETKELSYLIEGAKLEKKLKREEVFERQIS; encoded by the coding sequence ATGAGATTCAATGACAAACCCGTGTACATCTGCTGCGGGCATACCGATATGAGAAAATCTATCAATGGGCTCATGGCGCTGGTTAAAGACGACTTTTCCCTCGATCCGTTTTCTGAAGCATTGTTCGTGTTCTGCAACCGTCATCGGAACAGAATAAAAATTCTGGAATGGGACGGCGACGGATTCTGGTTGTATTTCAAGCGTCTGGAGCGCGGACATTTTCGCTGGCCAGCAAAGGGAGACAGTGCCACCATGGTTCTTGAAACCAAAGAATTATCTTATCTTATCGAAGGTGCGAAACTGGAGAAAAAACTCAAACGGGAAGAAGTTTTCGAGCGGCAAATCTCTTAA
- a CDS encoding DUF3102 domain-containing protein, which produces MDNPITERTPLVIAAEIKMITYQTKKILLTSAIEIGRHLQEAKAMLKHGEWIKWLEESVNYSRRTASRLIKLYEEYGPSFPEGSDSSNGTPVSHLTYIQALLLLGLPAEEREEFITHNDVGSMTKQELQQALKDRDQANQAKEQALQENQLLKKGLETIDSTISELKKEHAKAASRPTNPENVNAEAQSANNASSAGNDPSATTAPFTHNLKTERNSDAYIKYVEKCDACCKTIADTFFDLTTALTNLAHIDPNLKEEKRKGANQLIEYMAETIKMWPPPKKPLRVNSGYSAG; this is translated from the coding sequence ATGGATAATCCGATCACCGAACGCACACCGCTTGTCATAGCGGCTGAAATAAAGATGATAACCTACCAAACTAAAAAAATATTGCTTACCAGCGCCATTGAAATCGGCCGTCATTTGCAGGAAGCCAAGGCCATGCTCAAACACGGGGAATGGATTAAGTGGCTGGAAGAGTCTGTGAACTATTCTCGCCGAACTGCCTCCAGGCTGATAAAGCTCTACGAAGAGTATGGGCCTAGCTTCCCTGAAGGATCCGACAGCTCAAATGGGACACCAGTGTCCCATTTGACTTACATCCAGGCTCTCCTCTTACTGGGTTTACCGGCAGAGGAGCGGGAGGAATTCATCACGCACAATGACGTCGGCAGTATGACGAAACAGGAGCTGCAGCAGGCTCTTAAGGACAGAGATCAGGCCAATCAAGCGAAGGAGCAGGCGCTTCAGGAGAATCAGCTACTTAAAAAAGGGCTGGAGACGATCGACAGCACAATTTCCGAATTAAAAAAGGAGCACGCTAAGGCTGCATCAAGGCCAACGAATCCAGAAAATGTCAATGCAGAAGCGCAATCTGCCAACAATGCCTCCTCTGCCGGTAACGACCCCTCTGCAACGACAGCCCCTTTTACCCATAACCTTAAAACCGAACGCAACTCCGACGCTTATATCAAGTATGTAGAGAAATGCGATGCTTGCTGCAAAACGATCGCCGATACCTTCTTCGATCTGACGACAGCGCTCACCAATCTGGCCCATATCGATCCGAACCTGAAAGAAGAAAAAAGAAAAGGGGCCAACCAGCTGATTGAATACATGGCAGAGACAATTAAAATGTGGCCGCCCCCGAAGAAGCCGCTCAGAGTTAATTCTGGATATTCAGCTGGCTGA
- a CDS encoding TolC family protein, giving the protein MRKVLNISLAFVLLLPALCFGADLKTPDPMPINKIEFKDIQKEVLDRSPSVRIQNEALAITKLLKSNSEDTTDQLENQIAQTGQQINNLASVANTPQYSDAGIPANVLALLNNNLTLIKNLYSYNATQLRLTNNSQAVQYDSTSSNNDVDYTIESAELTTEKNNYVNVKSFQDDIFLSYYLLQIQKQDIQNSIDTNSKKKEVLELQKKLGIVTNSSVIAFNNQLESYKNSLSATNTQIEGIIRLANLMLGQDSNTSLTFGDLPNLKEYSVSALNYSKDYEEALANNYGIKIQQISCDQKYDAADRLSSKDKDDTSRLQAEANLATENRKLQVLKDQFKSDFKKLYDSIVTKDEELKLAIRDLDKKSSDYVEYQKKYELGLISKIGISSATSLGDSKLAYESQKNKVQKAEIELYQLYNQYEWLKKGI; this is encoded by the coding sequence ATGAGAAAGGTACTTAATATATCTTTAGCATTTGTGTTATTGTTGCCTGCTCTATGCTTCGGAGCTGATTTGAAAACCCCTGATCCTATGCCTATTAATAAAATAGAATTTAAAGATATACAAAAGGAAGTCCTTGATAGAAGTCCAAGTGTTCGAATTCAAAATGAAGCGTTAGCAATTACTAAGCTACTAAAATCAAATTCTGAAGATACAACAGACCAGCTCGAAAATCAAATAGCACAGACTGGCCAACAGATTAACAACCTAGCTTCTGTCGCAAATACTCCTCAATATAGTGATGCAGGGATTCCAGCAAACGTCTTGGCGTTGCTAAACAATAATCTTACTTTAATAAAAAATTTATACAGTTATAATGCTACTCAATTACGGCTTACAAATAACTCTCAAGCAGTACAATATGATTCAACGAGTTCAAACAATGATGTTGATTATACAATTGAGAGTGCAGAATTAACAACAGAGAAAAATAATTACGTTAATGTAAAGAGTTTTCAGGATGATATTTTTTTGAGTTATTATTTACTCCAGATACAAAAACAAGACATACAGAATTCAATCGACACAAATAGCAAAAAGAAAGAAGTTTTAGAACTGCAGAAAAAATTAGGAATCGTAACTAATAGTAGTGTAATTGCTTTTAATAATCAATTAGAAAGCTATAAAAACTCGTTAAGCGCTACAAATACTCAAATAGAAGGAATCATTCGTTTAGCAAATTTGATGCTGGGGCAAGATAGTAATACTTCTCTAACTTTTGGTGATCTACCGAACTTAAAGGAATACTCTGTAAGTGCTCTTAATTATTCGAAAGACTATGAAGAAGCATTAGCTAATAACTATGGGATAAAAATACAACAAATCAGCTGTGATCAAAAATATGATGCAGCGGATAGATTATCATCTAAAGATAAGGATGACACAAGTCGGTTACAAGCGGAGGCAAACTTGGCAACAGAGAACAGAAAATTACAAGTTCTTAAGGATCAATTTAAAAGTGATTTTAAGAAACTTTATGATTCAATAGTCACGAAAGACGAAGAACTAAAACTAGCCATAAGGGATTTAGATAAAAAAAGTTCCGACTATGTTGAATACCAAAAGAAATATGAATTAGGCTTAATTTCTAAAATTGGGATCAGCTCTGCTACATCGCTTGGAGATAGCAAGTTAGCTTATGAATCCCAGAAAAATAAGGTTCAAAAAGCGGAAATCGAGTTATATCAATTGTATAACCAGTATGAGTGGCTAAAAAAAGGTATATAG
- a CDS encoding ABC transporter ATP-binding protein — MIKINDLTKKYYIGKPNELTILKSINLNIKKGEFVAVVGASGSGKSTLMNIIGALDRPTSGVYKLGGIPIQDMNQNQLSEIRNKKIGFVFQTFNLIPRINALNNVELPLFYMGIRKEQRKQRAMALLELVGMKDRMMHMPNELSGGQKQRVAIARALANDPSIILADEPTGALDSQTGLLVMDIFLKVHREEHKTIVLITHNHELAERTDRLITISDGMIISDNSRSNRQLVKEANL, encoded by the coding sequence ATGATAAAAATAAATGACCTGACCAAAAAGTACTACATTGGTAAGCCAAATGAACTTACAATTTTAAAAAGCATCAATTTGAATATTAAAAAAGGCGAATTTGTAGCAGTTGTTGGGGCCTCTGGTTCCGGCAAGAGCACGTTGATGAATATAATCGGTGCTTTAGATCGGCCGACGTCCGGGGTTTACAAGCTTGGGGGAATTCCGATTCAGGATATGAACCAAAACCAATTATCTGAAATACGGAATAAAAAAATTGGATTTGTCTTCCAGACATTTAACCTAATTCCTAGAATTAACGCTTTAAACAACGTAGAATTGCCTTTGTTCTATATGGGAATTCGCAAAGAACAAAGAAAACAAAGAGCTATGGCTTTATTAGAACTGGTTGGGATGAAGGATAGAATGATGCATATGCCTAATGAGCTTTCCGGAGGACAAAAACAAAGGGTTGCAATCGCCAGGGCTTTAGCCAATGATCCGTCAATTATTTTGGCAGATGAGCCTACTGGTGCGCTGGACTCGCAAACAGGATTATTGGTCATGGATATTTTTTTAAAAGTCCATCGCGAAGAGCATAAGACGATTGTCCTGATCACACACAATCATGAATTAGCGGAGCGTACGGATAGACTGATAACAATCAGTGATGGAATGATCATCAGTGACAATTCTCGCAGCAATAGACAATTGGTTAAGGAGGCAAACCTATGA